Part of the Pseudodesulfovibrio mercurii genome is shown below.
AGCCCAGGCCGGCCTTCTGGTTGAGCACGTGGGTCAGGGTCACGGACAGCGGGTCATAGTCGCCGTACAGCAGGTAGTCGCCGCCCTTGATCTTCTCGCCCGCCATGGAGCGGCGGAAGGCCTGCTCGATGTCGGCCGCCTGGTAGTCGGCCAGGACCATGGGATCGGCCTTGGCGTCACCCTCGAACTTCAGGCCGAAGTCGGCGGTGATGATCGGCTTCATGGCGTTGAAGTCCCCGCCCTGCTTCTTGAAATCGGCCAGGGTCTCGGCGGTGAACTTCTGGAAGGAGACCTTCTGGTGGCTGAGGATGTCGTAGTGGGAGCCGTACTTGGTGCCCGCGAAGCCGAGCGTCAGTCCGCCACACTCGTGGTCGCCGGTGACCACGATCAGGGTCTCGTCCGGGTGCTTTTCGCAGAAGGCCATGGCCTGCTGCACGGCCTTGTCGAAGGCGATGGTGTTGTCGATGGAGGCCGCCGCGTCGTTGGCGTGACAGGCCCAGTCGATCTTGCCGCCCTCGACCATGAGGAAGAAGCCCTTGTCGTTGTCGAGCATCTCGATGGCCTTCCCCGTGAACTCGGGCAGGGTGATGTCCCGGTCGGTCATGTCCATGGCGTAGGGCAGGGCCTGGTCGTCCTGGAGCCAGGCGTTCCAGGCGATGACCTTGCCGTCGCCGGGCTTGAGGGCCATGAAGTCCTTCTTGTCGGTGACGACCCTGTAGCCGTTGGCCTTGGCCTTTTCAAGGGCGTCGCCCATGGGGGCCTTGGACTTCTTGCCCGAGGGGTCCTTGAGCCCCCCGCCCGCGAAGAAGTCGAAGCCGGAGTCGGCCAGGGCGTGGTCGATCTCGTGGTACATGGAGCGGTTCTTGACATGGGCGTAGAAGGCGGCCGGGGTGGCGTGGTCAACGGACACGGACGAGACGATGCCGACCTTCATGCCCTTGTCCCGGGCCATCTCGGCGATGGTCTTGACCGGCTTGAAGTCCGGGTCCACGCCGATGTAGTCGATGTTGGTCTTCATGCCGGTGGCCAGGGCCGTGGCCGAGGCGGCCGAGCCGGTGATGAACCGGTCGTTGGCGAAGGTGGTGGTGATGCCCTGTGCGGGCATGGCGTCGATGGCCAGCTTATGGCCGAGGTAGGCGGAGCTGGCGGCGCGCTGGGGAAGCCCCATGCCGTCGCCGATGAAGAAAAATACGTATTTCGCGTCCTTGGCCCAGGCGGAACCGGCCATGAACACCATGGCCAGGGCCAGCGCCAGGGCGCACCTGACAAACAGTTTCTGCACGTTCGACATGTCAAACCTCCTCAGGTTTGTTTGCGTTGTTTCAAGCCCCAGTATCTACCCCCGGAAGGTTACGGAACCATGTGACCGGACGAACAACGGGTCACGACCCGGTGACAAATCCGTTACAGGCGATCTGTTTGATTTTACTGTGAAATAATAACGGATACAGCGGCCGATCACCGTCCGTTCCACAGGGCCCCCCTTGAAAAACGGCGCGGATTGGTGAATACTGCCCATTAAATCGAATGTGGATCGTGCCACTTTTCCCATCACATTATCCGCTACCCCGCCGGAGAACGGCGGGCCGGACCGACGGAGTCCCCATGGAACCAAGCCGACAGACCCCACCCGTGAGCAAGGAATACTGGAACGAGCACGCCCGGACCTTCCCCCGGTTCGAGGAGGGGGAGGACAACTACGAGGCGGGCGTCATGCGCGAGATCAGGGCGCACGGCGTGGATTTTCGCGGGGCCACGGTCCTGGACGTGGGCTGCGGCAGCGGCATGTACACCATCCGCATCGCCAGGGAGGCGCGCCGGGTCACCGCCCTCGACGTGTCGGACGTGATGCTGGACATCCTGCGCGCGGACGCCGAAGCCCTCAAGCTCGACAACATCGACTACGTGCGCTCGGAGTGGATGGATTTCGAGAGAGACGAGACCTTCGATATCGTCTTCTGCTCCATGACCCCGGCCATCCAGAGCGAGGCCTCCCGGCGCAAGCTCCTGCGCCACGCCCACGGCAAGACCGTGTTCATGGGCTTTGCCGGACGCATGCGCTCCAACGTCATGGCCGGGCTGTACGCCCACCACGGGGTCACGCCCCGGGTTTTCGCCAACGGCACGGACATGTGCGACTGGCTGGACGAGCAGGGAATCCCCTACGAGGCCCACCCGGTGGAGGGTACCTGGGTGGTCTCCAACCCACTGGAAAAGCTGGCCGATTCCTGCGCCACCTTCCTGTCCCAGTACGGCGTGACCGCCGAGCGGCGGCACCTGCTCAGCTACCTGGCCGCCTTCGAGGAGGAGCCGGGCCGGTTCGTGGAGCGCACGGACTACAAGATCGACCTGCTCATCTGGGACAAGCCGTCGGCCTGATCCCGGACGGACCGTGTCTTGACACCGACCGGGACGCCCCGCTACAAGGAACCCATGCATTTATCGGAATCCCATACGGAAACACGCCGCTGGTGGCGGCAGGCTTTACGGAGCATGCCCCCAGCATAATACGTAAGGTATCAGGCGCTGTCGGCATGCATGGCCGGCGGCATCGTCTTTTTTTCAGGGCTGTCGGCATTTCCGGCAGCCCTTTCTTCATCCACATTCGAAGACACGAAAAGGAGACGAACCCATGAAAAGAATTCTGACCGGGGAGCGGACAACCGGCAACCTGCACATAGGCCACTACTTCGGCTCGCTGCAATCGCGGGTCGAGTTGCAGGACGAATACGAGACCTTCATCATCCTGGCGGACATGCAGGTCCTCTACGACCATTTGGGCGACGAGAAGGGCAAGGCCATCCGCGCCAACGTCCACCTGGCCCTGCTCGACAACCTGGCCGCCGGGCTGGACCCGGAAAAGGTCAACTTCTTCGTGCAGAGCGAAATCCCGGAACTGGCCGAGCTGACCATGCTCTTCTCCTTCCTGGTGACCGTGGGCCGGGCCAAGCGGAACCCCACGGTCAAGGCGGAGATGGAACAGGCCGGGACCAGCTACGAGCACATGAACCTGGGTTTTCTCGCCTTCCCGGTGTCCCAGGCGGCCGACATCCTGCTGCCCAAGGCGAACCTGGTGCCCGTGGGCGAGGACCAGATCCCGCACATCGAGCAGACCAGGGAGATCGCCCACCGGTTCAACACCCTCTTCGGCGAGGTCTTTCCCATCCCGGAGTACCGGGTCTCCGCCTTCCCCCGCCTTCCGGGACTCGACGGCAAGAACAAGATGTCCAAATCGCTGGGCAACGTCATCAACCTCACGGACGACGAGCCCACGGTCAACGACAAGATCAAAAAGGCGTACTCCGGCGAAGGACACGCCCTCTTCACGTACGGCAGGCTGTTCGGTGTGGAGCCCAACGAGCGCATGGGGGTCTTCAAGCCCGCCCTGGCGGAAGCCGTCAACGCCTTTCTGGAGCCGATCCGGGCCCGCCGCAGGGAGCTGGAGAAGGAGCCCGGCTTCCTGCGCGAGGTCCTGGACAAGGGCCGGGACCGGGTCCGGGAGATCGGCGTCCAGACCCTGGCCGAGGTGAAGGAGCGGATGGGGATGGTCTACTAGGGGGCCGCCGCGGCGGCGGGCGACCGGCCGGAGCCTGTGCCGCCCGGCCTAATGCATGAAGTCGTGGGCCCAGCGGACCAGATTGATGGTGATGAGCAGGGCCCCTTCCCAGCGGCGGACCTTCCAGCCCGTGCGCAGGATGACCAGGACCAGGCCGACCATGCCCACCAGGACAATCAGGCCGGACAGAGCCTCGGGCGAGACCGGCAGCGGCTTAAGCAGGCAGGTCAGGCCGAGCACGCCCGCGAAATTGAAGAAATCCGAGCCGATGAGGTTGCCGAGCAGCATCTCGTTCTTGCCCCGGATGGAGGCCGCCAGACAGGTGACCAATTCGGGCAGGCTCGTGCCCGCGGCCACGATGGTCACGCCGATGACCCAGGAGGACACGCCGAGCGTGGTGGCGATGGAGGTGGCCGCCGAGACCATCAGGTCGCCGCCCGCGGCGATGGCCACGAACCCGGCCGCGAGCCAGATCCAGTCGCGCCAGGTGGCCGTCTTGCCCCGCGTCTCCTCCAACTCCTCCTCGCCCACGTTCTCGCGCTTCACGCCCAGGTAGACCAGATAGCCCGCCAGCAGGGCCACGAGGCACGCCCCGAAGACCCGCCCCAGCACGCCGGTGAAGGACACGGCCAGGATGACCGCCGTGGTCAGGAACAGGAGCAGCCCGTCGCGGTAAACGATGGTCCGGTTGGAGACGAGCGGCTTGATCATGGCCATGAGCCCGAGGATGAAGCCGAGGTTGAAGATGTTGGACCCGACCACGTTGGACAGGGAGATGTCGTTCTGCCCCCGGAAGGCGGCGTTGACGGTCACCAGGAACTCCGGGGCCGAGGTGCCCATGGCCACGATGGTCAGGCCGATGACCAGCTCGGAGACGTTGTACTTGCGGGCGATGAGGGCCGCCGAGGCGACGATCCAGTTGGCCCCGAACCAGAGCAGCAGGGCCGACACGGCGAAGGAGACGATGTCTATGAACATTGGCGGACTTTAAGGGAAGGTGTCGGCGGGCGCAAGTCAAGCCTGCGCGTGTTCCCGCTTCCATTCGCGGACGATCTCGGGCCGGGGCTCGGTCCAGCCGAGCGCGGTCTCGCGGGCCGGGACCACGGACACGGTCTCGGCCGCGCCACGGCGCTCCACGGTCACGCGCACGGGCGCTCCCGAGGCCTCGAACCGCTTGCGCGCCTTGCCCGAATAGGAGCTGATGAGCGCGGCCGCGTCCCGGATCGCCTCCGGGCTCCAGTCGCCCTTGAGCGGTCGGCCCAGGGCCAGGGGGCCGGGGAAGTCGGTCAGCCTGAAGAGGTAGTCGTCGGGTGCGGCCATGGCCTCGATCCGGTCGTTGTCCGACGAGGTCCGGCCGAAGACCAGCCAGTGGGGCCCGGCCCAGACCTGCCGCCCGATGCGGACCAGGGAAAAGTCGCCCGGCGCGGGCCGGTCGCGGTGGGTCAAGAGCTGGACGAACCGGGCCGCGCCGTGGGCCTCGGTCAGGCAGCAGCCGCCCGCCGGGGTGGGGATCTCGGTGAACCCGTAGTGCTCGGCCTGGACGTACTGCGGTTTGCGGCCCCGGCCGTGCCAGTCGTGCAGCCGCTCGCGGTCCACCAGGCCGGAGGCCTCCATGGGCGTGGGCGGAAGATTCTTGGCGCACAGGGGACGCAGGAGCACGTCGCGCACCCCGGCCCGCTTGGTGATCAGGTTGAGGGCGTCCTCGCGCTGGCTCATGGGCCGCTGGCCGACCACCTCGCCGGAGATCAGGAACTTCGCGCCGTAGCGTTCCATCAGGCCGTGGGCGTGTTCGAGCATGATGATCTTGCAATCCACGCACGGGTTCAGCCACTTGCCGAACCCCTGGGACGGGCCGTCCAGGAGCATGTCCACGTAGGCCTGGCGGATGTCCACCTCCACGCCCTCCACGCCGTAGCGGTCCCGCCAGAATGGGATCCGATGCGGCTTGCCGAAAAAGGGCGTGACGAAGTGCAGCCCCAGGACCGTCAGCCCCTGGTCCATGACCGTGCGCATGGCCAGGAGGGAATCCAGGCCGCCCGAGAGCAGGGCCAGCGCGTCGTACTGTTTTCGTTCCGTCATGGGGGGGACCCTTATGTGAGATCGCGGCCGAGGGCAAGCCCCCCCTGACGCGCGCCTAGGGGGCGGCGAAACCGGCGAGGAGCCCGTTGAAGCGCGCCAGGAACGTCTCGGGGGACAGGTCGTGTTCGCGGAAATAGCGCAGCGAGACCGGGACGCAGAGGGGAATCCGTTCGCCGACCTCGCCGGGACAGGCATGGACGTCGTCGAACCGGGGGGAATTCTCCTTTTTCAAATACTCTCCGATGCGCCGGTCGCAGACGAACATGTCGATGCGGTCCTCGATGAGCATCAGGAAATTCCCTCTGTTGGGGTCCCGCCCCATGGCGCTCTCCACCACGAAGGTCCCGGCGGCCAGGGCCTCCTGCCACTTGGGCCCGTAGTAATAGCCCTGGATGGTGCCGATGCGCAGCCCCTTGAGGTCGTCGAGGGTCTGCCAGCAGTCGGCCGGGGCCGTCCCCCGTTTCCAGAGCACGGTGTGCATGTAGTCCACGGGCTCGGAAAAACGCATGTAGACCCGCCGCTCGTCCGTGGACACGC
Proteins encoded:
- a CDS encoding calcium/sodium antiporter, producing MFIDIVSFAVSALLLWFGANWIVASAALIARKYNVSELVIGLTIVAMGTSAPEFLVTVNAAFRGQNDISLSNVVGSNIFNLGFILGLMAMIKPLVSNRTIVYRDGLLLFLTTAVILAVSFTGVLGRVFGACLVALLAGYLVYLGVKRENVGEEELEETRGKTATWRDWIWLAAGFVAIAAGGDLMVSAATSIATTLGVSSWVIGVTIVAAGTSLPELVTCLAASIRGKNEMLLGNLIGSDFFNFAGVLGLTCLLKPLPVSPEALSGLIVLVGMVGLVLVILRTGWKVRRWEGALLITINLVRWAHDFMH
- the trpS gene encoding tryptophan--tRNA ligase — protein: MKRILTGERTTGNLHIGHYFGSLQSRVELQDEYETFIILADMQVLYDHLGDEKGKAIRANVHLALLDNLAAGLDPEKVNFFVQSEIPELAELTMLFSFLVTVGRAKRNPTVKAEMEQAGTSYEHMNLGFLAFPVSQAADILLPKANLVPVGEDQIPHIEQTREIAHRFNTLFGEVFPIPEYRVSAFPRLPGLDGKNKMSKSLGNVINLTDDEPTVNDKIKKAYSGEGHALFTYGRLFGVEPNERMGVFKPALAEAVNAFLEPIRARRRELEKEPGFLREVLDKGRDRVREIGVQTLAEVKERMGMVY
- a CDS encoding class I SAM-dependent methyltransferase — protein: MEPSRQTPPVSKEYWNEHARTFPRFEEGEDNYEAGVMREIRAHGVDFRGATVLDVGCGSGMYTIRIAREARRVTALDVSDVMLDILRADAEALKLDNIDYVRSEWMDFERDETFDIVFCSMTPAIQSEASRRKLLRHAHGKTVFMGFAGRMRSNVMAGLYAHHGVTPRVFANGTDMCDWLDEQGIPYEAHPVEGTWVVSNPLEKLADSCATFLSQYGVTAERRHLLSYLAAFEEEPGRFVERTDYKIDLLIWDKPSA
- a CDS encoding alkaline phosphatase, with translation MSNVQKLFVRCALALALAMVFMAGSAWAKDAKYVFFFIGDGMGLPQRAASSAYLGHKLAIDAMPAQGITTTFANDRFITGSAASATALATGMKTNIDYIGVDPDFKPVKTIAEMARDKGMKVGIVSSVSVDHATPAAFYAHVKNRSMYHEIDHALADSGFDFFAGGGLKDPSGKKSKAPMGDALEKAKANGYRVVTDKKDFMALKPGDGKVIAWNAWLQDDQALPYAMDMTDRDITLPEFTGKAIEMLDNDKGFFLMVEGGKIDWACHANDAAASIDNTIAFDKAVQQAMAFCEKHPDETLIVVTGDHECGGLTLGFAGTKYGSHYDILSHQKVSFQKFTAETLADFKKQGGDFNAMKPIITADFGLKFEGDAKADPMVLADYQAADIEQAFRRSMAGEKIKGGDYLLYGDYDPLSVTLTHVLNQKAGLGWTSYKHTGVPVSTSAMGVNCQAFNGGYDNKDVATKIMAAMGLPARAVYADAGSVRVAAN
- a CDS encoding substrate-binding periplasmic protein; translation: MRKRPTKWAAALSAAVLVVCLTAGFARARGPVLEVGAYLLPPLAELDESGVLRGRSVDGIARVLAAMGYEPRFTVLPFKRCLAGMREGSLALMLPCVSTDERRVYMRFSEPVDYMHTVLWKRGTAPADCWQTLDDLKGLRIGTIQGYYYGPKWQEALAAGTFVVESAMGRDPNRGNFLMLIEDRIDMFVCDRRIGEYLKKENSPRFDDVHACPGEVGERIPLCVPVSLRYFREHDLSPETFLARFNGLLAGFAAP